Proteins co-encoded in one Malus sylvestris chromosome 9, drMalSylv7.2, whole genome shotgun sequence genomic window:
- the LOC126583338 gene encoding uncharacterized protein LOC126583338 codes for MKRRSRLHRRSSPNRSAEPFLKYLKPGALAQIRDSRISRARSHQLNWLSQICVSPPLSPGPDAGLPQANAMEGFPCFSGRIYGPRCPQRKKLAASKSVMLLSPSSPVHDSPDPIIDLFSTDILAAH; via the coding sequence aTGAAACGCCGATCTAGACTCCACCGCCGGTCCTCCCCCAACCGGTCGGCCGAGCCATTTCTCAAATACCTAAAGCCCGGCGCGCTCGCCCAAATCCGAGACTCCCGAATCAGCAGGGCCAGATCGCACCAGCTCAACTGGCTCTCTCAGATCTGTGTATCGCCGCCGTTATCTCCGGGCCCCGACGCGGGTCTTCCCCAGGCCAACGCGATGGAGGGATTCCCTTGCTTCTCGGGTCGGATCTACGGCCCCAGATGCCCCCAGCGGAAGAAGCTTGCGGCGTCCAAGTCGGTTATGCTCCTCAGTCCCTCAAGCCCGGTTCACGACTCTCCCGATCCGATAATCGATCTGTTTAGTACGGACATTCTTGCTGCACATTGA
- the LOC126583339 gene encoding NEDD8-activating enzyme E1 regulatory subunit AXR1-like, with amino-acid sequence MLTHPRHHCVRLCVTAKRIFCSRQRANKRASMAEPKTKYDRQLRIWGEQGQTALEKASVCLLNCGPTGSETLKNLVLGGVGSITVIDGSKVEPGDLGNNFMVDESSVGKSKAKCVCQFLQELNDAVKAKFIEEYPEVLIETNPSFFSQFTLVVATQLGESSMVKLDRICREANVILIFARSYGLTGLVRISLKEHTVIESKPEHFLDDLRLNNPWPELKRYAETIDLDVSDPVAHKHTPYVLILVKMAEEWEKNHDGKLPSTREEKKEFKELIKARMTALDEDNYKEAIEASFKVFTPRGISSDLQQVIGDSCVEIDSGSSDFWVMVAALKEFIENEGGGEAPLEGSIPDMTSSTEHYISLQKLYQAKAEADYLVIEQRVRTILKKIGRDPNSISKTTIKSLCKNARKLKVCRYRLVEDEFNSPTVPELQKYLTDEDYSVASVFYVLLRAVDRFAANYNSFPGQFDGLMDEDISRLKTTAVGLLNDVGCNGVTLTEDLINEMCRFGAAELHAVAAFIGGIASQEVIKLITRQFVPLSGTFVFNGIDHKSQLLSL; translated from the exons ATGCTAACACACCCTCGCCACCACTGTGTGAGGCTCTGCGTAACTGCTAAGCGAATTTTCTGTAGTCGACAGAGAGCAAACAAACGAGCATCAATGGCTGAACCCAAAACCAAATACGATCGCCAGCTCAG AATCTGGGGCGAGCAAGGGCAGACAGCCCTAGAGAAGGCCAGCGTATGCCTGCTGAATTGTGGCCCCACCGGCTCCGAGACCCTGAAGAACCTTGTTCTTGGCGGGGTTGGAAGCATCACCGTCATCGATGGATCTAAAGTCGAACCGGGTGACCTCGGAAATAACTTCATGG TTGATGAATCGAGCGTTGGGAAATCGAAAGCGAAATGCGTTTGCCAGTTTCTTCAGGAGTTGAATGATGCCGTGAAGGCGAAGTTTATCGAAGAGTATCCGGAGGTTTTGATTGAGACTAACCCATCGTTCTTTTCTCAGTTTACCTTGGTTGTGGCTACTCAG CTAGGGGAAAGTTCAATGGTAAAGCTTGATAGAATCTGCAGGGAGGCAAATGTGATACTGATCTTTGCTCGCTCTTATGGCCTAACTGGGCTTGTCCGTATCAGTTTGAAG GAGCATACTGTGATTGAGTCAAAACCTGAACATTTTCTGGATGACCTTCGTTTAAATAATCCATGGCCGGAGCTTAAAAG GTACGCGGAAACTATTGATCTGGACGTGTCAGATCCTGTTGCCCACAAGCACACGCCATACGTCCTCATTCTTGTCAAGATGGCAGAGGAGTGGGAAAAAAATCATGATGGTAAACTTCCATCAACTAGGGAAGAGAAAAAAGAGTTCAAG GAGCTTATTAAAGCCAGGATGACTGCACTAGATGAAGATAACTATAAAGAAGCCATTGAGGCCTCTTTCAAAGTCTTTACTCCACGAGGAATTA GTTCTGACTTGCAACAGGTAATTGGAGATAGCTGTGTGGAAATAGATTCCGGCTCGTCTGAtttttgggtgatggtggcagCGTTGAAG GAATTCATAGAAAATGAAGGTGGCGGCGAGGCACCCCTCGAAGGATCAATACCAGACATGACATCTTCGACAGA GCACTATATATCTTTACAGAAACTCTACCAAGCCAAGGCTGAGGCTGATTATCTCGTTATTGAGCAAAGGGTTAGGACTATTCTGAAAAAAATTGGTAGAGATCCAAACAGCATCTCAAAGACAACCATAAAAAGTTTATGCAAGAATGCAAGAAAACTCAAA GTTTGCAGGTATCGCCTAGTTGAAGATGAGTTCAATTCTCCAACCGTACCAGAGTTGCAGAAGTATCTAACAGATGAGGATTACAG CGTAGCCAGTGTGTTTTATGTTTTGCTTAGAGCTGTCGATCGATTTGCTGCCAATTACAACAGTTTTCCTGGGCAATTTGACGG TTTAATGGATGAGGACATATCTCGATTGAAGACTACCGCTGTTGGCCTGCTTAATGACGTGGGCTGCAATGGCGTAACGTTAACTGAGGACCTTATCAATGAGATGTGTCGATTTGGTGCTGCCGAGCTCCACGCAGTCGCTGCTTTCATTGGAGGAATTGCATCTCAGGAAGTGATTAAG CTTATAACAAGACAGTTTGTGCCCTTGTCCGGAACTTTTGTCTTCAACGGCATTGATCATAAGTCTCAATTGTTGTCTCTGTAG
- the LOC126583341 gene encoding signal recognition particle 54 kDa protein 2-like: MVLAELGGSISRALQQMINATVVDEKVLNDCLNEISRALLQSDVQFSLVRDMQINVKKNVNLSDLAAGHNKRKIIQRAVFDQLCQMLQDPSGKPDQLVPKKGKKPSQVVMFVGLQGSGKTTTCTKYAYYHKNKGWKPALVCADTFRAGAFDQLKQNAAKAKVPFYGSYTETDPVKIAVEGVERFKNDQSNSFDLIIVDTSGRHKQEAALFEEMRQLSEAISPDLVVFVMDASIGQSAFHQAQAFKQSVAVGAVIVTKMDGHAKGGGTLSAVAATKSPVIFIGTGEHTDQLEAFDVKPFVRRLLGMGDLPGLANKIREAVPMDQHEDILENILQGGFTIRTMQVLFQTKLKLGTPNQLASMLPAECTSRLFPAGLGDDQENQNQMKQFLVMMDSMTAQELDSPNLKVSELRRQRIARGSGHEVRQVEELIEACKAVSKNFSKGRALLRSLNSGDMRAVTRNMSGNPQLLNQVGGTGGLRSLMNLGRL; the protein is encoded by the coding sequence ATGGTGTTGGCGGAATTAGGAGGGAGCATATCCCGTGCCCTCCAGCAGATGATCAATGCGACGGTGGTCGACGAGAAGGTCCTGAACGACTGCCTCAACGAAATCAGTCGCGCTCTGCTACAGTCCGACGTCCAATTCAGTCTCGTTCGCGACATGCAGATCAACGTTAAAAAGAATGTCAATCTGTCCGATCTCGCTGCCGGTCACAACAAGCGCAAGATCATTCAGCGAGCCGTGTTCGATCAACTCTGCCAAATGCTGCAGGATCCATCGGGGAAACCCGATCAGCTTGTGCCGAAAAAAGGGAAGAAACCGAGCCAAGTTGTAATGTTTGTTGGTTTACAAGGGTCTGGAAAAACCACAACGTGTACAAAATACGCGTATTATCATAAGAACAAAGGCTGGAAACCTGCCTTAGTTTGTGCAGACACATTCCGAGCTGGCGCTTTCGATCAGCTCAAGCAAAACGCCGCCAAGGCTAAGGTTCCGTTTTATGGAAGTTACACAGAGACGGACCCTGTGAAAATTGCGGTCGAAGGTGTGGAGAGGTTCAAAAACGATCAGAGCAATAGTTTTGATCTCATAATTGTTGATACTAGTGGGAGGCACAAGCAAGAAGCTGCTCTTTTCGAAGAGATGCGTCAACTTTCCGAAGCAATCAGTCCCGACCTTGTTGTGTTTGTTATGGATGCAAGTATCGGACAATCTGCATTTCATCAAGCTCAAGCGTTTAAGCAAAGCGTTGCGGTTGGAGCTGTTATTGTAACGAAAATGGACGGTCACGCAAAGGGCGGCGGTACACTCAGTGCTGTTGCAGCGACAAAGAGTCCTGTTATATTTATCGGAACAGGAGAGCACACGGATCAGTTGGAAGCCTTCGATGTGAAACCCTTTGTCCGGCGTCTGTTAGGCATGGGGGACTTGCCTGGACTTGCGAACAAGATTCGCGAAGCTGTTCCGATGGATCAACACGAAGACATATTGGAAAATATTTTACAGGGTGGATTTACGATAAGGACCATGCAAGTGTTGTTTCAGACCAAGCTAAAACTCGGCACACCTAACCAGCTCGCTTCGATGCTCCCTGCAGAATGTACGAGCCGGTTATTTCCTGCAGGACTCGGCGATGATCAGGAAAATCAGAACCAGATGAAGCAGTTCTTGGTCATGATGGATTCAATGACTGCTCAAGAGTTGGACAGCCCGAACCTAAAGGTAAGCGAGTTGCGGAGACAACGGATAGCAAGGGGTTCTGGTCATGAAGTTAGACAGGTAGAAGAGCTGATTGAGGCGTGCAAAGCTGTTAGCAAGAATTTTAGCAAGGGGAGAGCGCTGCTCCGGAGTTTGAACAGCGGCGACATGCGAGCGGTAACCCGGAATATGAGTGGTAATCCGCAGCTGCTCAACCAGGTTGGGGGCACGGGTGGTTTGAGAAGCTTAATGAATCTGGGGAGGTTATAA